A single window of Gammaproteobacteria bacterium DNA harbors:
- a CDS encoding HIT domain-containing protein, protein MAELHPQLQADSVEIGRFPLCRLLLSKDANYPWCILVPDRAEITEICQLAAEDQMQLMRESVALSKALMQVFRPDKLNIAALGNVVPQLHVHHIVRYRHDPAWPAPVWGRIPAAEYRAGRLDEVAAKLRSVLGTESGFTPEE, encoded by the coding sequence GTGGCTGAACTGCATCCGCAATTGCAGGCCGACTCGGTCGAGATCGGCCGCTTCCCCTTGTGCCGCCTGCTGTTGAGCAAGGATGCGAATTACCCGTGGTGCATCCTGGTGCCGGATCGTGCGGAAATCACCGAGATCTGCCAGCTCGCGGCCGAGGACCAGATGCAGCTGATGCGGGAATCGGTGGCGCTGTCGAAGGCGCTGATGCAGGTCTTTCGACCCGACAAACTCAACATCGCCGCGCTCGGTAACGTGGTGCCGCAGCTCCACGTCCACCATATCGTGCGCTACCGCCACGATCCCGCCTGGCCGGCGCCGGTGTGGGGCCGGATACCCGCGGCGGAGTATCGGGCCGGCAGGCTCGATGAAGTCGCAGCGAAATTGCGCTCTGTGCTCGGCACGGAGTCCGGGTTCACGCCGGAGGAATAG